A portion of the Salmo trutta chromosome 1, fSalTru1.1, whole genome shotgun sequence genome contains these proteins:
- the LOC115203921 gene encoding solute carrier family 35 member B1, giving the protein MAAGKGAGKPSLLQNERVRFIVCFLGVFVCYFYYGILQETITRGQYGEGEKKEKFVYATTLVFIQCIINAVFAKILIQFFEGSRPDHTKSWLYGVCSLSYLGAMVSSNSALQYVNYPTQVLGKSCKPIPVMILGVFVLRKKYPLAKYLCVLLIVSGVALFLYKPNKSVASTESAFGFGEILLLLSLTMDGLTGVAQDHMRSLFQTSANHMMLNINMWSTLVLGLGVLWTGEVWDFLSFTDRHPSIFWNILLFGITSALGQTFIFMTVVYFGPLTCSIVTTTRKFFTILGSVLLFGNVLNTMQWVGTILVFLGLGFDAKFGKTPKKTTH; this is encoded by the exons ATGGCTGCAGGAAAGGGAGCGGGGAAGCCCTCGCTTTTGCAGAACGAGCGTGTACGATTCATTGTCTGTTTCCTCGGAGTCTTCGTTTGTTATTTTTACTATGGCATATTACAAGAGACAAT TACCCGAGGACAGTATGGTGAgggggagaagaaggagaagttTGTTTATGCCACAACGCTGGTATTCATCCAATGCATCATCAATGCTGTGTTTGCCAAGATCT TGATTCAGTTTTTTGAGGGttccagaccagaccacaccaaGAGCTGGCTCTATGGAGTGTGTTCCCTGTCTTATCTTGGAGCCATGGTATCCAGCAACTCTGCCCTACAGTATGTCAACTACCCCACACAG GTGTTGGGGAAGTCTTGTAAGCCCATCCCAG TGATGATTCTGGGTGTATTTGTACTGAGGAAGAAATACCCACTGGCCAAGTACCTGTGTGTGCTGTTGATCGTCAGCGGGGTGGccctgttcctctataaacccaACAAGAGTGTCGCTTCCACAGAATCTGCTTTCGGCTTCGGGGAGATCCTGTTG CTGCTATCTCTGACCATGGACGGTTTGACTGGTGTGGCCCAGGACCACATGAGGAGTCTCTTCCAGACCAGTGCCAACCACATGATGCTCAACATCAACATGTGGTCCACCCTGGTGCTGGGACTAG gGGTGTTGTGGACAGGTGAGGTATGGGACTTCCTGAGCTTCACAGACCGTCACCCCAGCATCTTCTGGAACATCCTTTTGTTTGGAATAACTAGTGCTTTAGGCCAG ACCTTCATCTTCATGACTGTGGTGTACTTCGGCCCTCTCACCTGCTCTATCGTCACTACCACACGGAAGTTCTTTACCATCCTGGGCTCTGTCCTTCTGTTCGGCAACGTCCTCAACACCATGCAGTGGGTCGGCACTATCCTGGTGTTCCTTG GTCTCGGGTTTGATGCCAAATTTGGCAAGACACCAAAGAAGACCACACACTAA
- the LOC115203903 gene encoding protein FAM117A isoform X1: MSCRSEAARGGTPCLQPLRATVPFQLHNKAQPRCKDSKTGDRSKSRPPKPTIRRTLSLDTIVGPYLQGRWPKEAESQGVTCVNDKATQTPSSWAEETRGRRSVGGHKRSASWGSAEHLRDVVKLKHQLQKRSRHAPPSGGYERPHHPLPGGHVPGATQTVPLTPLSRLAPRLRRSVEGLNLELEGVFVSETPEDQHKILDVPDGHRAPVPAQRCSSGTQSEPSPASFDSALLSPSESPCALNPALLSPSQSPCPMGEPDPVDCETVCPSPVVLDPSLLQPSSSPRPNKTYSFQREPPEGCERVRVVCEETMSPCQREPLLQVSCPDPNKVNFTPHGGSAFCPVSLLKPLLPSMDLLFRGLSVSPVTGCSGQGSAPYQTVGHSVGGYMSGPLQDTTTM, encoded by the exons ATGTCGTGCAGAAGTGAAGCGGCTCGGGGGGGCACCCCTTGTCTACAACCACTTCGAGCCACTGTCCCATTCCAGCTTCACAACAAAGCACAACCGCGCTGCAAAGATTCCAAGACTG GCGACAGGAGCAAGTCTCGCCCCCCAAAGCCGACCATTCGTCGCACCCTGTCCCTGGATACAATTGTTGGACCATATCTGCAGGGCCGGTGGCCCAAGGAGGCAGAGAGCCAAGGAGTCACCTGTGTCAATGACAAGGCCACGCAG ACTCCCAGCTCCTGGGCAGAGGAGACTCGGGGAAGAAGAAGTGTTGGGGGACACAAACGCTCAGCATCATGGGGCAGCGCGGAACACTTGAGGGAT GTGGTTAAGCTCAAGCACCAGCTACAGAAGCGCTCCCGACACGCCCCTCCCTCTGGGGGATATGAGCGTCCCCACCACCCCCTACCTGGAGGCCATGTACCAGGTGCTACACAG acggtGCCCCTGACACCCCTGAGCAGGTTGGCCCCTCGGCTGCGGCGCAGTGTGGAAGGTCTGAACCTGGAGCTGGAGGGGGTCTTTGTGTCAGAGACACCTGAGGACCAGCACAAG ATCCTGGATGTCCCAGATGGCCACAGAGCCCCAGTTCCTGCCCAGAGGTGCAGCAGTGGTACCCAGAGTGAGCCCTCCCCTGCCTCGTTCGACTCTGCTTTGCTCTCTCCATCTGAGTCTCCCTGTGCCCTGAACCCAGCTCTACTCTCCCCATCTCAGTCTCCCTGCCCCATGGGAGAGCCAG ACCCTGTGGACTGTGAGACCGTGTGCCCCTCTCCAGTTGTTCTGGACCCCTCTCTGTTGcagccctcctcctcccctcgtCCCAACAAGACCTACTCCTTCCAGAGGGAGCCTCCTGAAGGCTGTGAGCGAGTACGCGTAGTGTGTGAAGAGACTAT GTCTCCCTGTCAGAGAGAGCCTCTCCTCCAGGTATCCTGCCCTGACCCCAACAAGGTGAATTTCACTCCCCATGGAGGCTCTGCCTTCTGCCCTGTCAGTCTGCTCAAGCCCTTGCTGCCCTCCATGGACCTCCTGTTCCGCGGCCTGTCAGTCTCGCCTGTCACAGGCTGCTCAGGTCAAGGCTCTGCCCCCTACCAGACAGTTGGGCATTCGGTTGGGGGCTACATGAGTGGACCCCTCCAGGACACAACCACCATGTGA
- the LOC115203903 gene encoding protein FAM117A isoform X2 has translation MCVACVFALLWFLFYSFVGGVVSNSGLLLACLSASAQLCDWQTPSSWAEETRGRRSVGGHKRSASWGSAEHLRDVVKLKHQLQKRSRHAPPSGGYERPHHPLPGGHVPGATQTVPLTPLSRLAPRLRRSVEGLNLELEGVFVSETPEDQHKILDVPDGHRAPVPAQRCSSGTQSEPSPASFDSALLSPSESPCALNPALLSPSQSPCPMGEPDPVDCETVCPSPVVLDPSLLQPSSSPRPNKTYSFQREPPEGCERVRVVCEETMSPCQREPLLQVSCPDPNKVNFTPHGGSAFCPVSLLKPLLPSMDLLFRGLSVSPVTGCSGQGSAPYQTVGHSVGGYMSGPLQDTTTM, from the exons ATGTGTGTCGCTTGTGTATTTGCATTGCTGTGGTTTTTGTTTTACTCATTTGTAGGGGGTGTTGTCAGCAACAGTGGTTTACTCCtcgcctgcctgtctgcctctgcACAGCTGTGTGACTGGCAG ACTCCCAGCTCCTGGGCAGAGGAGACTCGGGGAAGAAGAAGTGTTGGGGGACACAAACGCTCAGCATCATGGGGCAGCGCGGAACACTTGAGGGAT GTGGTTAAGCTCAAGCACCAGCTACAGAAGCGCTCCCGACACGCCCCTCCCTCTGGGGGATATGAGCGTCCCCACCACCCCCTACCTGGAGGCCATGTACCAGGTGCTACACAG acggtGCCCCTGACACCCCTGAGCAGGTTGGCCCCTCGGCTGCGGCGCAGTGTGGAAGGTCTGAACCTGGAGCTGGAGGGGGTCTTTGTGTCAGAGACACCTGAGGACCAGCACAAG ATCCTGGATGTCCCAGATGGCCACAGAGCCCCAGTTCCTGCCCAGAGGTGCAGCAGTGGTACCCAGAGTGAGCCCTCCCCTGCCTCGTTCGACTCTGCTTTGCTCTCTCCATCTGAGTCTCCCTGTGCCCTGAACCCAGCTCTACTCTCCCCATCTCAGTCTCCCTGCCCCATGGGAGAGCCAG ACCCTGTGGACTGTGAGACCGTGTGCCCCTCTCCAGTTGTTCTGGACCCCTCTCTGTTGcagccctcctcctcccctcgtCCCAACAAGACCTACTCCTTCCAGAGGGAGCCTCCTGAAGGCTGTGAGCGAGTACGCGTAGTGTGTGAAGAGACTAT GTCTCCCTGTCAGAGAGAGCCTCTCCTCCAGGTATCCTGCCCTGACCCCAACAAGGTGAATTTCACTCCCCATGGAGGCTCTGCCTTCTGCCCTGTCAGTCTGCTCAAGCCCTTGCTGCCCTCCATGGACCTCCTGTTCCGCGGCCTGTCAGTCTCGCCTGTCACAGGCTGCTCAGGTCAAGGCTCTGCCCCCTACCAGACAGTTGGGCATTCGGTTGGGGGCTACATGAGTGGACCCCTCCAGGACACAACCACCATGTGA
- the LOC115203903 gene encoding protein FAM117A isoform X3 has translation MSTPSSWAEETRGRRSVGGHKRSASWGSAEHLRDVVKLKHQLQKRSRHAPPSGGYERPHHPLPGGHVPGATQTVPLTPLSRLAPRLRRSVEGLNLELEGVFVSETPEDQHKILDVPDGHRAPVPAQRCSSGTQSEPSPASFDSALLSPSESPCALNPALLSPSQSPCPMGEPDPVDCETVCPSPVVLDPSLLQPSSSPRPNKTYSFQREPPEGCERVRVVCEETMSPCQREPLLQVSCPDPNKVNFTPHGGSAFCPVSLLKPLLPSMDLLFRGLSVSPVTGCSGQGSAPYQTVGHSVGGYMSGPLQDTTTM, from the exons ATGTCG ACTCCCAGCTCCTGGGCAGAGGAGACTCGGGGAAGAAGAAGTGTTGGGGGACACAAACGCTCAGCATCATGGGGCAGCGCGGAACACTTGAGGGAT GTGGTTAAGCTCAAGCACCAGCTACAGAAGCGCTCCCGACACGCCCCTCCCTCTGGGGGATATGAGCGTCCCCACCACCCCCTACCTGGAGGCCATGTACCAGGTGCTACACAG acggtGCCCCTGACACCCCTGAGCAGGTTGGCCCCTCGGCTGCGGCGCAGTGTGGAAGGTCTGAACCTGGAGCTGGAGGGGGTCTTTGTGTCAGAGACACCTGAGGACCAGCACAAG ATCCTGGATGTCCCAGATGGCCACAGAGCCCCAGTTCCTGCCCAGAGGTGCAGCAGTGGTACCCAGAGTGAGCCCTCCCCTGCCTCGTTCGACTCTGCTTTGCTCTCTCCATCTGAGTCTCCCTGTGCCCTGAACCCAGCTCTACTCTCCCCATCTCAGTCTCCCTGCCCCATGGGAGAGCCAG ACCCTGTGGACTGTGAGACCGTGTGCCCCTCTCCAGTTGTTCTGGACCCCTCTCTGTTGcagccctcctcctcccctcgtCCCAACAAGACCTACTCCTTCCAGAGGGAGCCTCCTGAAGGCTGTGAGCGAGTACGCGTAGTGTGTGAAGAGACTAT GTCTCCCTGTCAGAGAGAGCCTCTCCTCCAGGTATCCTGCCCTGACCCCAACAAGGTGAATTTCACTCCCCATGGAGGCTCTGCCTTCTGCCCTGTCAGTCTGCTCAAGCCCTTGCTGCCCTCCATGGACCTCCTGTTCCGCGGCCTGTCAGTCTCGCCTGTCACAGGCTGCTCAGGTCAAGGCTCTGCCCCCTACCAGACAGTTGGGCATTCGGTTGGGGGCTACATGAGTGGACCCCTCCAGGACACAACCACCATGTGA